The Kiritimatiellaceae bacterium genome contains a region encoding:
- a CDS encoding glycosyltransferase family 2 protein has translation MDNTPFFSMVIPAHNEEGCIAETCNAIAARFAQEKIDDYEILVVNDNSRDRTEEILKKLSAENPHIRYINNAPPNGFGFAVRRGLQDFRGECACVVMGDLSDHPDDIVIYYREMKKGAECVFGSRFIKGSKIIDYPKHKMVLNRMANGFIKTIFRLGHNDITNAFKCYRREVIEGIQPLLSPHFNLTVEMPLKAVVRGYRFVTVPISWTNRKAGESKLKIKEMGGRYLFIVLYCWLENRLARGDYIRRS, from the coding sequence ATGGACAATACACCTTTTTTTTCCATGGTCATTCCCGCTCACAACGAAGAGGGCTGTATCGCCGAAACCTGCAACGCAATTGCCGCGCGGTTCGCGCAGGAAAAGATTGATGATTACGAAATTCTGGTCGTCAACGACAACAGCCGCGACCGTACAGAAGAAATTCTCAAGAAGCTGTCGGCTGAAAATCCGCACATCCGGTATATCAACAACGCTCCGCCTAACGGATTTGGGTTTGCCGTGCGCCGCGGCCTGCAGGACTTTCGCGGAGAGTGCGCCTGCGTCGTGATGGGCGATCTCTCCGACCATCCGGACGATATCGTCATTTATTACCGCGAAATGAAAAAGGGCGCCGAATGCGTCTTCGGCTCGCGGTTCATTAAAGGTTCAAAAATCATTGATTACCCGAAGCACAAAATGGTGCTGAACCGGATGGCGAACGGTTTTATTAAAACAATCTTCCGCCTCGGCCACAACGATATCACCAACGCCTTCAAATGCTACCGGCGAGAAGTGATTGAAGGCATTCAGCCCCTGCTGTCGCCGCACTTCAACCTCACCGTGGAAATGCCATTGAAAGCGGTTGTTCGCGGTTACCGTTTCGTAACCGTTCCGATCTCATGGACCAATCGCAAAGCAGGCGAGTCGAAACTGAAGATCAAAGAAATGGGCGGGCGTTATCTTTTCATCGTCCTCTACTGCTGGCTGGAAAACCGGCTCGCGCGCGGCGATTATATCCGTCGCAGTTGA
- a CDS encoding NAD-dependent epimerase/dehydratase family protein, translated as MQFRHILITGGAGFAGSSLATLFKEHFEGIKVTAFDNLMRRGSELNLAYLRKCGVDFIHGDVRCRDDFQTLEKFDLLIDCSAEPSVHAGTIGSPRKVIDINLSGTVNCLEAARENDAAVLFLSTSRVYPIEPIRNLGYTETETRFELDAKQSLPGVSEKGIAENFPLEGARSFYGATKLASEQFLQEYVYNCGMQGLINRCGLLTGPRQMGRVDQGVITLWLARHIYQKPLKYIGFGGTGKQVRDLLHIRDLFDLIVKQIGQPNCWNGSVFNAGGGREVSVSLQELTSFCQTITGKKVPVTPQPETAAVDIPVYLTDNTRIEKQFGWKPVRSVEETLRDIAGWIEQNKTELESVFG; from the coding sequence ATGCAGTTTCGCCACATCCTGATCACCGGCGGCGCAGGCTTCGCCGGCTCTTCACTTGCGACGTTGTTCAAAGAGCACTTCGAAGGCATTAAGGTGACCGCATTCGACAATCTAATGCGGCGCGGAAGCGAACTGAATCTGGCGTACCTGCGCAAATGCGGCGTGGATTTTATTCACGGCGATGTGCGTTGCCGCGATGATTTCCAGACTTTGGAAAAATTTGACCTACTGATTGACTGTTCCGCCGAGCCGTCTGTTCATGCAGGCACCATCGGTTCACCGCGCAAGGTGATTGATATCAATCTGAGCGGAACCGTCAACTGCTTGGAAGCCGCACGCGAAAACGATGCCGCCGTGCTGTTCCTGAGCACCAGCCGCGTCTATCCGATTGAGCCGATCCGGAATCTCGGCTACACAGAAACGGAAACCCGCTTTGAACTGGACGCGAAACAATCTCTGCCCGGAGTCTCGGAAAAAGGAATCGCTGAAAACTTTCCGCTGGAAGGTGCGCGTTCTTTTTATGGTGCGACTAAGTTGGCGAGCGAACAGTTTCTGCAGGAGTATGTCTATAACTGCGGGATGCAAGGACTGATCAACCGCTGCGGACTGCTGACCGGCCCGCGCCAGATGGGACGGGTGGATCAAGGAGTGATCACACTTTGGCTGGCGCGGCATATTTATCAGAAGCCGCTAAAATATATCGGCTTCGGCGGAACCGGCAAGCAAGTACGCGATCTGCTGCACATCCGCGATCTGTTTGATTTGATTGTAAAACAAATCGGACAGCCAAACTGCTGGAACGGCAGCGTTTTCAATGCTGGCGGCGGACGCGAAGTATCTGTTTCACTTCAAGAGCTGACGTCCTTTTGCCAGACAATCACCGGAAAGAAAGTTCCTGTCACTCCGCAACCGGAAACTGCCGCAGTGGATATTCCGGTTTACCTGACCGACAATACACGGATTGAAAAACAGTTCGGCTGGAAGCCGGTCCGCAGCGTTGAAGAAACCCTGCGGGACATCGCCGGATGGATCGAACAAAATAAAACCGAACTGGAATCTGTGTTTGGTTAA
- a CDS encoding NAD-dependent epimerase/dehydratase family protein, translating to MSICLVTGSAGLIGSEAVRWFAEKGMDVIGVDNDMRAAFFGEEASTRWNRERLEKELGRKYTHHSIDIRNVDGLQALFKKYGSQIELVIHTAAQPSHDWAARDPQTDFSVNANGTLNMLECARQFCPDAVFIFTSTNKVYGDAPNSLPLVELETRWEIDYAHPYFKEGIPESMSIDQSKHSLFGVSKVAADVLVQEYGRYFGMKTAVFRGGCLTGPMHSGTELHGFLAYLMKCAVTGRRYSIYGYKGKQVRDNIHSRDLIACFDEVFRAPRSAEVYNIGGGRFSNCSMQEAIAMCEELTGKPMNVEYSETNRIGDHIWYISDLSKFKAHYPAWKQQYDVPRILREIYEFTAAENA from the coding sequence ATGAGTATATGTCTGGTGACAGGATCCGCAGGGCTGATCGGTTCGGAAGCAGTTCGCTGGTTCGCGGAAAAAGGAATGGACGTGATCGGCGTCGACAATGACATGCGCGCCGCCTTTTTCGGCGAGGAAGCTTCAACCCGCTGGAACCGCGAGCGGCTCGAAAAAGAGCTGGGACGGAAATACACCCACCACAGCATCGACATTCGCAATGTAGACGGGCTTCAAGCGCTTTTTAAAAAATACGGCAGTCAGATTGAGCTGGTCATCCACACGGCCGCGCAACCATCGCATGACTGGGCTGCCCGCGACCCGCAGACCGATTTCAGTGTGAACGCCAACGGTACACTCAACATGCTTGAATGCGCCCGGCAGTTTTGTCCAGACGCTGTTTTTATCTTCACCTCCACCAATAAAGTCTATGGCGATGCGCCGAACAGCCTGCCGCTAGTTGAATTGGAAACCCGCTGGGAGATTGATTATGCCCATCCGTATTTCAAAGAGGGCATTCCGGAAAGCATGTCGATCGATCAGTCTAAGCACTCGCTCTTCGGCGTCTCCAAAGTTGCTGCCGATGTGCTCGTGCAGGAATACGGACGCTACTTCGGTATGAAAACCGCCGTATTCCGCGGCGGCTGCCTGACCGGCCCGATGCACTCCGGCACCGAACTGCACGGGTTTCTGGCTTATCTGATGAAATGCGCGGTTACCGGACGCAGATACAGCATCTATGGTTATAAGGGCAAACAGGTGCGCGACAACATTCACAGCCGCGACTTGATCGCCTGTTTTGACGAAGTATTCCGCGCCCCGCGCAGCGCCGAGGTTTACAACATCGGCGGCGGACGCTTCAGCAATTGCTCCATGCAGGAAGCGATTGCCATGTGCGAAGAACTCACCGGCAAACCGATGAATGTGGAGTACAGCGAAACCAACCGGATCGGCGACCACATTTGGTACATCAGCGATCTCTCTAAATTCAAAGCACACTATCCGGCGTGGAAACAGCAATATGACGTTCCGCGCATCCTGCGCGAAATTTATGAATTCACGGCTGCTGAAAACGCCTGA
- the recO gene encoding DNA repair protein RecO — translation MPIVKTSAVPLYWADVSNTSRIVTWLTAHYGKLSTAIKGDQRKNSIFRGQYDLFSTSELLFYDRTERGTHIAKECSMLHQRAVFRTDWRACAAAGYISALFAKTTPRHGHEPGRFEFFEEMLGHAEEYGRHPAFLVWFDLKFAEFQGQQILLEDDEQKTEDGGLRTARRFSADHGGIISPEYAKQFRIPSTPLAPESVALLKAWQQAETPEEVLATNYSLAHITQIERVMEKFVTYQFDMPPHVRKTAVETLRAA, via the coding sequence ATGCCCATTGTAAAAACCAGCGCCGTTCCGCTTTATTGGGCGGACGTGTCAAATACGTCACGCATCGTCACTTGGCTGACGGCGCACTATGGGAAACTTTCGACGGCAATCAAAGGCGACCAACGCAAGAACAGCATCTTCCGGGGACAGTACGATCTCTTCTCAACCAGCGAACTGCTCTTCTATGACCGCACCGAGCGCGGCACGCACATCGCTAAAGAATGCTCCATGCTCCATCAGAGAGCCGTTTTCCGCACCGACTGGCGAGCCTGCGCCGCCGCCGGTTACATTTCGGCGCTGTTTGCCAAAACGACGCCGCGCCACGGCCACGAGCCGGGCCGCTTCGAATTCTTTGAGGAAATGCTCGGTCATGCCGAAGAATACGGACGCCATCCCGCGTTCCTCGTCTGGTTCGATCTGAAGTTTGCCGAATTTCAAGGCCAGCAAATCCTGCTGGAAGACGATGAGCAGAAGACCGAAGACGGAGGACTGAGGACTGCGAGACGATTTTCGGCGGATCATGGAGGGATCATCAGCCCCGAATACGCCAAACAATTCCGTATCCCATCCACACCGCTCGCGCCGGAATCAGTCGCCCTGCTCAAAGCGTGGCAGCAGGCGGAAACGCCCGAAGAAGTGTTGGCGACTAATTATAGTCTGGCGCACATAACGCAGATTGAGCGCGTGATGGAAAAGTTCGTCACCTACCAATTCGACATGCCGCCGCACGTCCGCAAAACCGCCGTCGAAACCCTCCGCGCCGCCTGA